From the Helicobacter mustelae genome, the window TTGTAAATTTCAAGATGATACTTTTTTTGATTATTCTAGCTTTGATGAAATAACAATTTTAAAAACTTTTTTTGATCAGAGGACAAGCTTTTATTACGCAACATTCCAACAACCTCCACTTTTTACAAATTGTGTTTTTAAGCATTTAACAATGACTGGTTCAAAGTTAGGATTAAATAGCTCAGAGTTTATTGAGAAGGTACGTAGCAGTGCAATAAGCTTATGTACGCTGCATAATGACAATGGATCAGAAACTATTTCAAGACCTAATAATACGAAAGAGATTGATGATTTTATCAAAGATTATAGAGATGGCTTTTGTGCTGTTAAAAATGGGTTTATCAAAAATAACAACACTCTTGATGCTTCAAACTATCATAGAGTAGAGCTTTATTGCAAAGAGATCGAGCTTGATTTTCAAAAGCCCAAAATATTTTCTAGGGATTGGATCGAAAAATACCAGCTTTTTTTCTATCGCCACACCTCCGATCATCACACCGATTTGCTGCGGATCTGGAACTCGCTGATGTGCTTGGTTTTTCTCTTTGGTGGGTTGAGTTTTGGGGCTATGGTGGGGGTTGCATATTATTTTGATAATCATTTTTCAATATGGAATCTCTCCAAGCTCCCATCCCTGTTTATTTTTTATGATTCACATATTCGGATTTTGATTCATGATCACCCCTATTATCTCTTTGGCATAAACCTTGGTTCTGTCTTGATATTTTTACTCTTGTTTTTGGGTTTGACTTGCAAATGGAGCCGGTGGATTTATATCCCTTTGGGTTATCTATTTGCCGTTGGGATATTTGCCATCTCTCCCAAACTCCTGTTTCCAGCAATAGGATTTTTTGCAGAAAAAAGGGAGATTTTAGATCTCCTCTCTATCATTGGCGGGGTTTATACGCTGCTTTTTGGCTTGCTTCTCTACTCTCTCATCAAAACTGCGCGGAAAAATTCTATCATCCCAAGCTAAAAAAACCTCGATAAAATTGTGCAAAATTTTGGAGCATAGCAATGAATAAGACAGGTCAAGTAAGTAAGCCAAAATTCTCCATTTGTGAACAAATTAGCAGACTTGAGGAGAAAGGGGTGGCATTTTCTCTGTGTTCCAAGCAAGAAGCAGAAGCGTATCTGAAGCAAAACAATTATGTTTTTCGAATTAAGTCTTACGCAAAAAATTATGAAAAATCCTCAAGGGGAAGATATAGTAATCTTGATTTTGCTTACCTTATCGAGTTTGCCACCATTGATTTGCATTTTAGACGCTTGGTTTTATCTTGGAGTTTGGATGCCGAGCATCATTTAAAAATGACTTTATTGCGACATTTCAACAACAATGCAAGCGAGGATGGATATAGTATTGTGGAGGATTTTTTAAGCAAAACTCCCAGAGTCCAAAATGAAATCCTCCACAAGAGTCAGTCAAGCTCTTTTATCCGAAATCTCTTGGAAAAATACAACGACAATCTTTCTTTGTGGAATCTGTTGGAAGTTTTGGATTTTGGGAGTTTTATGGAGTTTTTTCAGTTTTATTTTTCAAAATATTCTCAAGACAAAAAAACCAAAG encodes:
- a CDS encoding Abi family protein gives rise to the protein MNKTGQVSKPKFSICEQISRLEEKGVAFSLCSKQEAEAYLKQNNYVFRIKSYAKNYEKSSRGRYSNLDFAYLIEFATIDLHFRRLVLSWSLDAEHHLKMTLLRHFNNNASEDGYSIVEDFLSKTPRVQNEILHKSQSSSFIRNLLEKYNDNLSLWNLLEVLDFGSFMEFFQFYFSKYSQDKKTKEIYSLAFSARVLRNASAHNNCMLNTLRIPYNKNFKPSSYINGRVSKIQIVSQATRKKLCTSPIMHDFLGLLFLLDEVCHSRTLKRARMKDLLSFLKRCKKHKEYFIRENFFTSRFAALAKIAIFMMKKSRKFMHF
- a CDS encoding pentapeptide repeat-containing protein, which produces MDRKKWFLSEKTSNLARCNVCKVYSYDKKGVMICGEMIEGEGLLELNFDSQDLEIEKFVFEKIYIVELQVDDILKVCIDIDKSLEEFPDKIKTTKFTKKLKSVIEPCEEISKKLLPSLTKLQNLEKQMGLGKELLDMSNRLDNLSANYKKYLQPQKKLPYLFCFEKCILENIDFSDEIAHKLEFKGNTFLGHCKIFNKTFLEKVIFLDNIFEQLFLIDKSSFKKDLSFKACKITKDQSLTFSYSHFEGEVFVLGNQLEQLKIESSSFDKNVYFGLDSSINPEEGFGYSKFNQSFILKHATFVKKAYFERCNFRFCVIDGCKFQDDTFFDYSSFDEITILKTFFDQRTSFYYATFQQPPLFTNCVFKHLTMTGSKLGLNSSEFIEKVRSSAISLCTLHNDNGSETISRPNNTKEIDDFIKDYRDGFCAVKNGFIKNNNTLDASNYHRVELYCKEIELDFQKPKIFSRDWIEKYQLFFYRHTSDHHTDLLRIWNSLMCLVFLFGGLSFGAMVGVAYYFDNHFSIWNLSKLPSLFIFYDSHIRILIHDHPYYLFGINLGSVLIFLLLFLGLTCKWSRWIYIPLGYLFAVGIFAISPKLLFPAIGFFAEKREILDLLSIIGGVYTLLFGLLLYSLIKTARKNSIIPS